One genomic segment of Nitrosopumilus sp. includes these proteins:
- a CDS encoding site-specific integrase gives MIEQEKIDELGYLDVLRSRDKFLTNKFNKSKSTSTVDFCKGALLSFDKFAFAKFGKDSTEQVIEDIKKLPEARHESIMVDLFQKYLHWKHEDSKASTSVAYYQTAVEYFAYHQLRINHYNLRRDITLPEDPKNMRHALTLTEIRKLIDNSKPKRKALYTVLISSGMRIGETMGLKKRDFDFSQERICITIPAKLTKKNTERQTYISKEAEHYLLPIIKKMNQDELVFSANKDIRKSVDNEILNFWNLRKKTELDAKYDNSTVHKITLHSFRAFFETQASNTHGLEYAHALIGHSGYMEQYYRLSNEDRLEKYIELEPKITIGEDFRNQIKIDKQNKKISELEENTQKIEELENTIQTLQNNLKTRDKDWESSVVKLFEEQAKKFSDPNYIKQLQEKEKL, from the coding sequence ATGATTGAGCAAGAAAAGATTGACGAGTTGGGATATCTTGATGTGTTGAGATCCAGAGACAAGTTTCTCACAAACAAGTTCAACAAGTCAAAGTCTACAAGTACAGTTGATTTTTGCAAGGGAGCACTGCTCAGCTTTGACAAGTTTGCATTTGCAAAGTTTGGCAAGGACTCTACAGAGCAAGTAATTGAGGACATTAAGAAACTGCCAGAGGCAAGACACGAATCAATAATGGTTGACTTGTTTCAAAAGTATCTTCACTGGAAACACGAGGATTCAAAGGCAAGCACTTCAGTTGCATACTACCAGACAGCAGTAGAATACTTTGCATATCACCAGTTACGAATTAATCATTACAATCTAAGACGAGACATTACACTACCAGAGGATCCAAAAAACATGAGACATGCTCTTACTCTGACAGAAATCAGAAAATTAATTGACAATTCAAAACCAAAGAGAAAGGCACTGTATACTGTACTGATTAGTTCTGGAATGCGAATTGGTGAGACAATGGGGTTAAAAAAGCGCGATTTTGATTTTTCTCAAGAAAGAATATGCATTACCATCCCTGCAAAACTCACCAAAAAGAATACAGAACGCCAGACATACATTTCAAAGGAGGCAGAGCATTACCTATTACCAATCATTAAAAAAATGAATCAAGATGAGCTTGTATTTAGTGCAAACAAGGACATTAGAAAGTCAGTTGACAATGAAATCCTGAATTTCTGGAATTTGAGGAAAAAAACAGAACTTGATGCAAAATATGACAATTCTACAGTACACAAGATAACTTTGCACTCCTTTAGGGCATTTTTTGAGACGCAAGCATCAAACACACATGGACTCGAATATGCACATGCATTAATCGGACACAGCGGATACATGGAGCAATATTATCGACTAAGCAATGAGGACAGATTAGAGAAATACATTGAGCTTGAACCAAAGATAACAATTGGAGAGGACTTTAGAAACCAGATAAAGATAGACAAGCAAAACAAGAAAATCTCAGAACTAGAAGAGAACACACAAAAAATTGAAGAGCTTGAAAATACAATACAAACACTGCAAAATAACCTGAAAACCAGAGATAAGGATTGGGAGAGTTCAGTTGTCAAACTATTTGAGGAACAAGCAAAAAAGTTCTCAGATCCTAACTACATCAAGCAATTACAAGAAAAAGAAAAATTATAA
- a CDS encoding sulfide-dependent adenosine diphosphate thiazole synthase, which produces MQEATVAEQSSKIFTDVREVEITRAIANEFHDVLIDRAESDVIIIGAGPAGLTASRELSNMGYKVLVIEQNNYLGGGYWLGGYMMNPVTVREPAQKIWDELGVPYKKVADGLYLTPGPHAVSKLIAAACDAGVKFLQLTKFDDLVLKNGRVAGIVVNWMPVSALPRNITCVDPVAFEAKIIIDASGHDSVAVKRLVDRGLAKWKGMEPMFVNDGEEHVVHKTGEVYPGLIAAGMSVTETHGLARMGPTFGSMLYSGKRAAEIAASKIKELER; this is translated from the coding sequence ATGCAAGAAGCAACAGTTGCTGAACAATCATCTAAAATATTTACTGATGTTCGTGAAGTTGAAATCACAAGAGCAATTGCAAATGAATTTCATGATGTGTTAATTGATAGAGCAGAATCAGATGTTATCATTATTGGTGCAGGGCCAGCAGGTTTGACAGCAAGCAGAGAGCTTTCAAACATGGGTTACAAAGTTTTAGTTATTGAGCAAAACAACTATCTTGGCGGAGGTTATTGGTTAGGAGGATATATGATGAATCCAGTCACAGTTAGAGAACCAGCTCAAAAAATTTGGGATGAGTTGGGAGTTCCTTACAAAAAAGTAGCAGATGGATTATACTTGACACCAGGACCACACGCAGTTTCAAAATTAATTGCAGCAGCATGTGATGCAGGTGTAAAATTTTTACAACTAACAAAATTTGATGATTTAGTTTTAAAAAATGGCAGAGTAGCAGGGATTGTTGTTAATTGGATGCCAGTTTCAGCATTGCCACGAAACATCACATGTGTTGATCCAGTTGCATTTGAAGCAAAAATTATCATTGATGCTTCAGGTCATGATTCTGTTGCAGTAAAAAGATTAGTGGATAGAGGATTGGCCAAATGGAAAGGAATGGAGCCAATGTTTGTAAATGACGGAGAAGAACACGTAGTGCACAAAACAGGAGAGGTATACCCAGGATTAATTGCAGCAGGAATGTCAGTAACAGAAACACATGGTCTTGCAAGAATGGGACCAACATTTGGTTCAATGTTATACTCTGGAAAAAGAGCAGCTGAGATTGCAGCTTCTAAAATCAAAGAGTTAGAAAGATAA
- a CDS encoding nitrite/sulfite reductase has product MSELKQSSPESVKPKINWARIEEADNFAKTVKLFRQGKYDEDSFRRFRLQNGAYGTRMTGDYAMVRIKLPAGEIYPQQLEKISQLSEQYSIGSAHFSTRENIQLHWVILEDVSEIMRGLADVGLTSREACGNSVRNVMCSPLSGVCQDEEFDATPYALATAKFFLRNPMAQNLPRKFKFNFTCCEKHGMVRMVDVGLIPQTRQLDGSTQRGFKVFLGGGLGNRSFVGHQLEEFTPEEDLLYTSIAVMRIFDRLGDRKNLARNRMRYLVNDMGWEKFQNLVLKERAIVRATQSIVTQLDLDQTKDEIKRPIRITDESGSSLPDGYARWLKTTTVKQKQSDYRTVFITLEAGDITSNQLHVLADIVKNFSSEGKARAGFVQNLALRYVHEDDLPSLYSKLLEVGLAKSGSLTMTAPIGCSGTTSCNLALTNSHRLAKEIQRKFLELKLDEDEDLTDSSIKISGCPNSCGQHGIATIGFFGGGARVGKDMYPNYQMSLGGRSDGETMLGLTCLRVPAKRVIPVILKIIEIFKQNKKSGDTLKSWVHRVVNNSEDSEIKSINDIKKVLETMVVPPTKEEDPDFYLDYGSDTSYHTKTGKGECAA; this is encoded by the coding sequence GTGTCTGAATTAAAACAATCATCTCCTGAATCTGTAAAACCTAAAATTAATTGGGCAAGAATAGAAGAGGCAGATAACTTTGCTAAAACAGTAAAACTCTTCCGTCAAGGCAAATATGACGAAGATAGCTTTAGGCGTTTTAGACTCCAAAATGGGGCATATGGAACCAGAATGACTGGTGACTATGCTATGGTTAGAATAAAACTCCCAGCTGGTGAAATTTATCCTCAACAACTTGAAAAGATATCTCAATTAAGTGAACAGTATTCTATTGGCAGTGCTCATTTCTCAACTAGAGAAAATATCCAACTTCATTGGGTTATTCTTGAAGATGTTTCAGAAATTATGCGTGGTCTAGCTGACGTTGGATTGACATCCCGTGAAGCATGTGGTAATTCTGTTCGAAATGTAATGTGTAGTCCATTATCTGGTGTTTGCCAAGATGAAGAATTTGATGCAACCCCCTATGCACTAGCTACTGCAAAATTCTTTTTAAGAAATCCAATGGCCCAAAATCTCCCAAGAAAATTCAAATTCAATTTTACATGTTGTGAAAAACATGGAATGGTAAGAATGGTTGATGTTGGGTTAATTCCACAAACAAGACAACTTGATGGCTCTACTCAAAGAGGATTCAAAGTATTTCTTGGTGGTGGATTGGGAAACAGATCTTTTGTTGGTCATCAATTAGAAGAATTTACTCCAGAAGAAGACTTGCTCTATACTTCAATTGCTGTGATGAGAATATTTGATAGATTAGGGGATAGGAAGAATCTTGCCAGAAATAGAATGCGTTATCTAGTAAATGATATGGGATGGGAGAAATTCCAGAACCTTGTTCTTAAAGAACGTGCAATTGTTCGTGCAACACAGTCTATTGTAACACAACTAGATCTTGATCAAACCAAAGATGAAATTAAACGACCAATCCGAATCACTGATGAAAGTGGAAGTTCATTACCTGATGGTTATGCACGATGGCTAAAAACAACTACCGTGAAGCAAAAACAATCAGATTATCGTACAGTGTTTATCACTTTAGAAGCTGGTGATATTACATCAAATCAACTTCATGTGTTGGCAGATATTGTCAAGAACTTTTCCTCAGAAGGAAAAGCACGCGCAGGCTTTGTTCAAAATCTAGCATTACGCTATGTTCATGAAGATGATTTGCCAAGTTTGTACTCTAAACTTCTAGAGGTGGGATTGGCAAAGTCAGGATCATTAACAATGACTGCCCCTATTGGCTGTTCTGGAACCACCTCTTGTAACCTTGCATTGACAAACTCACATAGACTAGCCAAAGAAATCCAACGAAAATTCCTTGAACTAAAACTAGATGAAGATGAAGATTTGACAGATTCTTCAATTAAGATTAGTGGATGTCCAAATTCCTGTGGGCAACATGGAATTGCTACAATAGGATTCTTTGGTGGCGGGGCTCGTGTCGGAAAAGACATGTATCCAAATTATCAAATGTCTTTGGGTGGACGTTCTGATGGTGAAACAATGTTGGGTCTAACATGTTTGAGAGTTCCTGCAAAAAGAGTGATTCCTGTAATTCTAAAAATAATAGAAATATTCAAACAAAATAAAAAATCTGGTGATACTCTAAAATCCTGGGTTCACCGTGTTGTAAATAATAGTGAAGATTCAGAGATTAAATCCATCAATGATATCAAAAAAGTTTTGGAAACTATGGTCGTTCCTCCAACAAAAGAAGAAGATCCAGATTTTTATCTTGATTATGGCAGCGATACAAGTTATCATACCAAAACTGGTAAGGGTGAATGTGCTGCTTGA
- a CDS encoding sulfurtransferase yields the protein MTKSGKITTDVETLRSEVRDKSVRVIDVRREDDYKQDHIPTAVNLPLATLLSDDSPEKVLKLVNSMGIDNETPVVVYDDTFGALASRVAWTLEYIGHSDVTLLETTYGNWKSMGLESDSQIPEIQNKEHSLNLQPEILATSDYLESAKSRDDVILIDNRERLNYLEQHIPGAISLPYRTLASNDKILRSKEDMKRLLDNRGITGNSEIITYCGSVGTLSGLAYYALKSADLPNAKLYVRSFKEWKNLNKPTEKQADANYWDLSAE from the coding sequence TTGACAAAATCTGGTAAAATAACAACTGATGTAGAAACTCTACGATCAGAAGTTCGAGACAAAAGTGTTAGAGTGATTGATGTTCGAAGAGAAGATGATTACAAACAAGATCATATTCCAACTGCAGTTAACTTGCCCTTGGCAACTTTGTTATCTGATGATAGTCCAGAAAAAGTTTTGAAGCTTGTAAATTCCATGGGAATTGATAATGAAACCCCTGTTGTAGTTTATGATGATACTTTTGGTGCTCTTGCATCAAGAGTTGCTTGGACACTAGAATACATTGGACATTCGGATGTTACTTTACTTGAAACTACTTATGGTAATTGGAAATCCATGGGGTTAGAATCTGATTCTCAAATCCCTGAAATTCAAAATAAAGAACACTCTCTAAATTTGCAACCTGAAATCTTGGCCACCTCTGATTACTTGGAGAGTGCAAAATCAAGAGATGATGTGATACTAATTGACAATAGAGAAAGATTGAACTATCTCGAGCAACATATCCCTGGAGCAATCAGCCTTCCATATAGAACTCTGGCCTCAAATGATAAAATTTTACGCTCAAAAGAGGACATGAAACGCCTACTAGATAATAGGGGCATTACTGGAAATTCTGAAATAATTACCTACTGTGGAAGCGTGGGCACCCTCTCTGGATTGGCATACTATGCACTAAAATCTGCTGATTTGCCAAATGCAAAATTATATGTACGCTCCTTTAAGGAATGGAAAAACCTCAACAAGCCTACTGAAAAACAGGCTGATGCAAACTATTGGGATTTATCTGCAGAATAA